The Christiangramia flava JLT2011 genome has a segment encoding these proteins:
- a CDS encoding glyceraldehyde-3-phosphate dehydrogenase: protein MDFNQVYEKELSFQADRRKASVEFINIVSDLWYDKSIELVLFRNQLINRNVSDILDLHDYAGEFVGKPISIFDSVEIAKAIQDLNLPPAKLDIGKLTYEYHLKDQHHSNAMAFVSHKLKNAKDTTPVTPKDVVLYGFGRIGRLVARELMTRTGKGNQLRLRAVVTRGEVNRAVLEKRASLLKSDSVHGPFSGTVNIDEKNAALIINGTTVHMISASKPEDIDYTAFGIKDALIIDNTGAFRDDKALSRHLKSKGAAKVLLTAPGKGIPNIVHGVNHKEYSPDDISIFSAASCTTNAITPVLKAIQDSLGVVQGHLETIHAYTNDQNLVDNMHSKYRRGRAAGLNMVITETGAGKAVAKALPVFEGKLTSNAIRVPVPNGSLAILNLEVEKETSIQKVNNILKKYALNGELVEQIQYSVDNELVSTDIIGSSAPAIYDSNATIVAADKKNIVLYIWYDNEYGYSHQVIRLAKYISKVRRYTYY from the coding sequence TCTTTGGTACGATAAATCGATCGAACTGGTGCTTTTCCGCAATCAGCTCATCAATCGGAATGTGAGTGACATCCTCGACCTGCATGACTATGCCGGAGAATTTGTAGGCAAGCCCATTTCAATTTTTGATTCCGTAGAAATTGCCAAGGCGATCCAAGATCTCAATTTACCACCGGCCAAGCTTGATATTGGGAAGTTAACCTATGAGTATCATTTAAAGGATCAGCATCACTCCAATGCCATGGCTTTTGTGTCACACAAACTCAAAAATGCCAAAGATACCACACCGGTAACTCCTAAAGATGTGGTATTATATGGCTTCGGAAGAATTGGCAGGCTGGTAGCCAGGGAACTAATGACCCGTACCGGGAAAGGTAACCAGTTGCGATTGCGAGCCGTGGTAACCCGCGGCGAGGTGAACCGCGCGGTGCTGGAAAAAAGAGCTTCGCTTCTTAAGAGTGATTCGGTTCATGGTCCTTTCAGCGGAACGGTCAATATTGATGAAAAAAATGCTGCATTAATTATTAACGGCACCACGGTTCATATGATTTCCGCCAGCAAGCCGGAAGATATTGATTATACCGCTTTCGGAATTAAAGACGCTTTGATTATAGATAATACCGGTGCTTTTCGGGATGATAAAGCCCTGAGCAGACACCTGAAATCCAAAGGAGCGGCAAAAGTGCTGCTTACCGCTCCCGGTAAAGGCATTCCAAATATTGTACATGGTGTGAATCATAAGGAATATTCACCAGATGACATTTCGATCTTTTCAGCAGCTTCCTGTACTACTAATGCCATAACGCCAGTTTTAAAAGCCATACAGGATTCGCTGGGCGTGGTGCAGGGACATTTGGAAACCATTCATGCCTACACCAACGATCAAAACCTGGTTGACAATATGCACAGCAAGTACCGGCGTGGTCGTGCAGCGGGCCTTAATATGGTCATCACCGAAACCGGCGCGGGAAAAGCCGTGGCCAAAGCTTTGCCGGTGTTTGAGGGAAAATTGACCTCCAATGCCATCAGGGTTCCTGTTCCAAATGGCTCACTGGCTATTTTGAACCTGGAAGTGGAAAAGGAAACCAGCATTCAAAAAGTCAATAACATTCTGAAAAAATATGCACTGAACGGAGAGCTGGTGGAGCAAATTCAGTATTCGGTAGACAACGAGCTGGTTTCTACTGATATTATCGGCTCTTCTGCCCCGGCCATTTACGATAGCAATGCCACGATCGTGGCTGCAGACAAGAAAAACATCGTGCTATACATCTGGTATGATAACGAATATGGTTACAGTCACCAGGTCATCAGGCTGGCAAAATATATTTCGAAAGTGCGGCGTTATACCTATTACTAG
- the trmD gene encoding tRNA (guanosine(37)-N1)-methyltransferase TrmD: MRIDIITVVPDILKSPFEASILQRAIQKELVEIHLHNLRDYTTDNYKQVDDYQFGGGAGMVMMIEPIDKCISKLKAERDYDEVIYMTPDGKTLNQKMANGLSLKENIIILCGHYKGVDQRVRDQFITREISIGDYVLSGGELGAAVLCDAIIRLIPGVLGNETSALTDSFQDNLLAPPVYTRPAEYKGWKVPEILTSGNFPKIEAWRENEAYKRTKELRPDLLDEDF; the protein is encoded by the coding sequence ATGCGCATCGATATCATTACCGTTGTACCAGATATTTTAAAAAGTCCGTTTGAAGCATCCATTCTTCAGCGAGCTATTCAGAAAGAACTGGTAGAAATTCACCTTCATAACCTCAGGGATTATACGACTGATAATTACAAACAGGTAGATGATTACCAGTTTGGAGGAGGTGCCGGTATGGTGATGATGATCGAACCTATTGATAAATGCATCAGCAAATTGAAGGCAGAACGGGATTATGATGAAGTGATCTATATGACGCCAGATGGGAAAACTCTTAACCAGAAGATGGCCAACGGTTTATCTCTAAAGGAAAATATCATCATTTTGTGCGGGCACTATAAAGGAGTAGATCAACGCGTTCGAGACCAGTTTATTACACGTGAAATTTCGATAGGAGATTATGTCCTGTCTGGTGGAGAGTTGGGTGCCGCGGTCTTATGTGATGCGATCATAAGGCTTATTCCAGGAGTTTTAGGTAATGAAACCTCTGCCCTTACCGATTCTTTTCAGGATAATTTGCTGGCTCCGCCCGTTTATACACGGCCGGCTGAGTATAAAGGCTGGAAGGTGCCCGAAATTTTAACTTCCGGAAACTTCCCAAAAATAGAGGCCTGGCGGGAAAATGAAGCGTATAAAAGAACCAAAGAACTAAGACCTGATCTTTTAGATGAAGATTTTTAA
- the rplS gene encoding 50S ribosomal protein L19, translating to MESLIKYVQDEFVSRKELPEFSAGDTITVYYEIKEGQKTRTQFFRGVVIQKRGTGASQTFTIRKMSGTVGVERIFPINLPAIQKIEVNKRGKVRRARIFYFRGLTGKKARIKEAKR from the coding sequence ATGGAATCGTTAATCAAATACGTTCAGGACGAATTCGTTTCAAGAAAAGAACTTCCTGAATTTTCTGCCGGTGACACCATCACTGTTTACTACGAAATTAAAGAGGGTCAGAAAACAAGAACCCAGTTCTTTAGAGGTGTGGTAATTCAAAAGAGAGGAACCGGAGCTTCTCAGACTTTTACTATTAGAAAGATGAGTGGTACCGTTGGTGTAGAAAGAATTTTCCCAATCAATCTTCCTGCGATCCAAAAGATCGAAGTGAATAAGAGAGGTAAGGTTCGTAGAGCACGTATCTTCTACTTTAGAGGTCTTACTGGTAAGAAAGCCCGTATCAAAGAGGCGAAGAGATAA
- a CDS encoding NADP-dependent isocitrate dehydrogenase: MSQKEKIIYTKTDEAPMLATYSFLPIIEAFTKAAGVSLETRDISLAGRILSQFPDYLKEDQKVSDDLAELGELAKKPEANIIKLPNISASVPQLKNAISELQSKGFAIPDYPDEPQNDKEKDIKARYDKVKGSAVNPVLREGNSDRRAPKAVKNFAKKNPHSMGAWSPDSKTHVATMSSGDFRANEKSMTLDKDDTLTIEFTSENGEKTVLKDNLKVLDAEIIDASVMSKRALIDFLRKEVKDAKEKDVLFSLHMKATMMKVSDPIIFGHAVKVFFEDVFEKYGSDLEKAGADPNSGLGDVLAAIDNLPETKRTEIKSAIEKDLNDGPDIAMVNSDEGITNLHVPSDIIIDASMPAMIRTSGQMWNAEGKTQDTKAVIPDSSYAPLYQATIEFCKKHGAFDPTTMGTVPNVGLMAQKAEEYGSHDKTFEMKADGVVRVINSEGHTLLEHSVESGDIWRMCQVKDLPVQDWIKLAVSRGNDTGWPIVFWLDENRAHDAELIKKVNKYLPQHDTSKIEVKIMAPKEATEYTLQRVKDGENTISVTGNVLRDYLTDLFPILELGTSAKMLSIVPLMNGGGLFETGAGGSAPKHVQQFLKEGHLRWDSLGEFLALAVSLEHLGNKYGNEKALTLAEALDEATEKFLNEGRSPSRKVNELDNRGSHFYLALYWAEVLATQKTNTDLNIYFGRVAKAMEEHKVQILQDLLDAQGSPVDIGGYYEPDEKLTSQAMRPSSQFNSILETSAE; this comes from the coding sequence ATGTCGCAAAAAGAAAAAATTATCTATACCAAGACCGATGAAGCACCTATGCTTGCCACCTATTCTTTCCTGCCCATCATTGAGGCGTTTACCAAAGCAGCCGGTGTAAGTCTTGAAACCAGAGATATTTCGCTTGCCGGAAGAATTCTTTCCCAGTTCCCAGATTACCTTAAAGAAGATCAGAAAGTTTCTGATGACCTTGCAGAACTTGGAGAACTTGCCAAAAAACCGGAAGCAAATATCATCAAATTACCAAATATCAGTGCCTCTGTTCCGCAGCTTAAGAATGCGATCAGTGAACTGCAGTCTAAGGGTTTTGCCATTCCAGACTACCCAGATGAACCGCAGAATGACAAAGAAAAAGATATTAAAGCCCGATATGATAAGGTGAAGGGAAGTGCGGTAAATCCTGTTCTTAGAGAAGGAAACTCTGATCGCCGTGCACCAAAGGCTGTTAAGAATTTTGCCAAAAAGAATCCGCATTCCATGGGCGCATGGTCTCCAGATTCCAAGACTCATGTTGCGACCATGAGCAGCGGCGATTTCCGTGCTAACGAAAAGTCGATGACCCTTGATAAAGACGACACACTTACGATCGAATTTACTTCGGAAAACGGCGAAAAAACAGTTCTAAAAGACAATCTGAAAGTATTGGATGCCGAGATCATCGATGCTTCCGTCATGAGCAAACGAGCGCTGATCGATTTCCTTCGTAAGGAAGTAAAAGACGCCAAAGAAAAAGATGTGTTGTTCTCGCTTCATATGAAAGCAACGATGATGAAGGTTTCTGATCCTATCATTTTTGGTCACGCCGTAAAGGTTTTCTTCGAAGATGTCTTTGAGAAATACGGATCAGATCTGGAGAAGGCAGGAGCCGATCCAAATAGCGGACTCGGGGATGTGCTTGCAGCGATAGATAACCTTCCGGAAACTAAGAGAACAGAGATCAAATCAGCTATTGAAAAAGACCTGAATGACGGGCCGGATATTGCTATGGTAAATTCAGATGAAGGGATTACAAACCTGCACGTACCGAGTGATATCATTATTGATGCCTCCATGCCGGCAATGATTCGTACATCCGGCCAAATGTGGAATGCGGAAGGAAAAACCCAGGATACCAAAGCGGTAATCCCTGATTCCAGTTATGCTCCTCTTTACCAGGCAACCATTGAATTCTGTAAAAAACACGGTGCTTTCGATCCAACCACGATGGGAACCGTTCCTAATGTTGGTTTGATGGCCCAAAAAGCGGAAGAGTACGGCTCCCATGACAAAACTTTTGAAATGAAGGCAGACGGAGTGGTTCGCGTGATCAATTCAGAAGGGCATACTTTACTAGAGCATTCTGTAGAGTCTGGTGATATCTGGAGAATGTGCCAGGTAAAAGACCTTCCGGTTCAGGACTGGATCAAATTGGCCGTTTCCAGAGGGAATGATACCGGTTGGCCAATCGTTTTCTGGCTGGATGAAAATCGTGCTCATGATGCTGAATTGATTAAAAAAGTAAACAAATACCTTCCGCAGCATGATACTTCAAAAATCGAAGTGAAGATCATGGCTCCGAAAGAAGCTACCGAATACACGCTTCAGCGCGTGAAAGACGGCGAAAATACTATTTCAGTAACCGGGAATGTTTTGAGAGATTACCTTACAGATCTTTTCCCAATTCTGGAACTTGGGACGAGTGCCAAAATGTTATCCATCGTTCCGTTGATGAATGGTGGCGGACTTTTTGAAACCGGTGCCGGAGGTTCTGCTCCAAAACACGTTCAGCAATTCCTGAAAGAAGGGCATTTGAGATGGGATTCTCTTGGAGAATTTTTGGCCTTGGCGGTTTCTCTGGAACACCTTGGGAACAAATACGGTAATGAAAAAGCCCTGACCCTTGCTGAAGCATTGGATGAGGCTACTGAAAAATTCCTGAATGAAGGCCGTTCACCTTCTAGAAAAGTGAACGAGCTGGATAATCGTGGCAGTCATTTCTACCTGGCTCTTTATTGGGCTGAAGTTCTTGCGACTCAGAAAACCAATACAGACCTGAATATTTATTTCGGTAGAGTGGCTAAGGCGATGGAAGAACATAAAGTTCAGATCCTTCAGGATCTTTTAGATGCACAGGGCTCTCCTGTAGACATCGGAGGATATTATGAACCAGATGAGAAACTGACGAGCCAGGCTATGCGCCCGAGCTCACAGTTCAATTCGATCCTGGAAACTTCCGCTGAATAA
- a CDS encoding glycosyltransferase family 2 protein translates to MQNLVTIIIPTFNRAETLPKTLRSVQNQSHQNWECLVIDDGSEDQTEKILQEFLKDNRFRFLKRPEDRKKGAATCRNIGLENAQGDYIQFLDSDDLLAPNKLEVQLIALQENNAHLATCKWGVLRSGSGEVHIYDKLPTYHEFEDGIRLFDAFGYYFTYFPPHVYLASREVIEKSGYWNEELTLNDDGDYFSKVIFNSGRVIFCAATHVLYRRGGGERISSDYSEYGIQSFIQSWSSIDERILENYDISNHIFVRQARRNLYSKIADKHPQLVERHQDFFDKRMSTIEYFLRKANAKIKGYL, encoded by the coding sequence ATGCAGAACCTCGTAACCATCATCATCCCAACTTTTAATCGTGCTGAAACGCTTCCTAAGACCTTAAGATCGGTACAAAATCAAAGTCATCAGAATTGGGAATGCCTTGTAATAGATGACGGTTCCGAAGACCAAACAGAAAAGATTTTACAGGAATTTTTAAAAGATAATCGCTTCAGGTTCCTGAAAAGACCGGAAGATCGTAAAAAAGGTGCGGCTACCTGCAGAAATATTGGCCTGGAAAACGCTCAGGGCGATTACATCCAGTTTTTGGATTCTGACGATCTCCTAGCGCCCAACAAACTGGAAGTTCAGCTAATCGCTTTACAGGAAAATAACGCTCATTTGGCCACCTGTAAATGGGGCGTTTTGCGATCGGGATCTGGAGAAGTTCATATTTATGATAAACTTCCAACATATCATGAATTCGAAGATGGGATCAGGCTTTTTGATGCTTTTGGTTATTATTTCACTTATTTCCCACCACATGTATACCTCGCTTCCAGAGAAGTTATTGAAAAATCGGGCTATTGGAACGAAGAATTGACGCTGAATGATGATGGCGATTACTTCAGTAAGGTCATTTTCAATTCCGGAAGAGTTATTTTCTGTGCTGCAACTCACGTGCTTTATCGCCGGGGAGGAGGAGAAAGAATCAGTAGTGATTATTCAGAATATGGAATCCAGAGCTTTATCCAAAGCTGGAGCTCTATAGATGAACGTATCCTGGAAAATTACGATATCAGCAATCACATTTTCGTGCGACAGGCACGCCGAAACCTATATTCTAAAATTGCTGACAAACATCCACAACTTGTGGAGAGACATCAGGACTTTTTTGATAAGCGAATGTCTACGATTGAATATTTTTTGAGGAAGGCCAATGCTAAAATCAAAGGATATTTATGA
- a CDS encoding glycosyltransferase family 2 protein, with protein MIAKVSVIIPTLNRSHTLGKTLASVQRQTHQNWECLIIDDGSTDDTENTIQRFLNDERFKFIKRKNSQIRGAASCRNIGLELATGDFIQFLDSDDILEKHKFQRQLAISSSNSTILTSKWGKIVFKNGGEQISLYENLPTYRNFNIPQELFKTYAHRFCYLPIHSFLIPKKLIDSSRWNEQLTVNDDGDFMSRIVLKSDKILFCEDTFVLYRRGAGNRLSKSLETPKAYEKFILSWKIMENNLGKNHLLVRIAKRDLYKQISSKYPKLLQNEKAFFADAMPKWEYKLRAHLSKVLDKFQVKLVSIRENDIV; from the coding sequence ATGATAGCAAAAGTTTCCGTTATAATCCCTACGCTTAACCGCAGTCATACCCTCGGAAAAACGCTGGCAAGTGTTCAGCGGCAAACGCATCAAAATTGGGAATGCCTGATCATAGACGATGGCTCAACTGATGATACCGAAAATACTATTCAGCGATTCTTGAATGATGAACGTTTTAAATTTATTAAAAGAAAGAATTCTCAAATTCGCGGAGCTGCCAGTTGCAGAAATATAGGTTTAGAACTGGCTACTGGTGATTTCATTCAGTTTCTGGACTCCGATGATATATTGGAAAAACACAAATTTCAGAGACAACTTGCTATTTCTAGTTCGAATTCGACCATCCTTACTTCAAAATGGGGTAAAATCGTATTTAAAAATGGCGGTGAACAGATAAGCCTTTATGAAAATCTGCCAACTTATCGAAATTTCAATATTCCGCAAGAGCTTTTTAAAACCTACGCTCATCGCTTTTGCTATCTCCCTATTCATAGTTTTCTTATTCCGAAAAAACTGATCGATTCTTCAAGATGGAATGAACAATTAACAGTGAATGACGACGGAGATTTTATGAGCAGGATCGTTTTGAAAAGCGATAAAATCCTTTTTTGCGAAGATACTTTTGTTCTCTACCGAAGAGGTGCGGGCAATAGACTCTCTAAATCTCTCGAAACGCCTAAAGCTTATGAGAAATTCATATTAAGCTGGAAAATTATGGAGAATAATCTTGGTAAAAATCATTTGCTCGTACGCATCGCCAAAAGAGATCTGTACAAACAGATATCTTCGAAATATCCCAAATTACTTCAGAATGAAAAGGCTTTTTTTGCTGATGCAATGCCAAAGTGGGAATACAAACTAAGAGCTCACCTATCCAAAGTATTAGATAAATTTCAGGTAAAACTGGTTTCTATTCGCGAAAATGATATAGTTTAA
- a CDS encoding multidrug effflux MFS transporter codes for MQKRMAEERNKKQEYLILLVLGTLIALGPFSIDAYLPGFQSIAKDFNISISQVGLTLTSYFIGISVGQLAYGPIMDKFGRRQPLLIGLGIYFLSAIFCLLSPNLLSLIVSRFFLALGAAAGMVAAKAVVRDIFPVNEVAGAISVLMLIMGGAPIIAPTVGSLIIEAFDWKMIFVFLAGFSFLMFLSVYNFLPESIVPDRNVDLKPKDVAIKYYGILTNPKFWNFGMAGSFAVGAMFAYISNAPKLFMEHFDLSQKEFGILFGLNAGGLILGSQINRLFLKRYSTFEITIFNSVVLVILSGVFLLNALLGLGFWTTAVLIFLMLFLLGFQNPNTTALSLEPFEKKAGRASALIGSLKMILGALTSFVISLFHGSSLLPLAITLLICLLISSLLLFQFSKKQKTVFSLNEV; via the coding sequence ATGCAAAAAAGAATGGCGGAAGAAAGGAATAAAAAACAGGAATACCTCATTCTCCTGGTCCTGGGAACTTTGATCGCCCTGGGGCCCTTTTCGATAGACGCATACCTGCCGGGCTTCCAAAGCATCGCAAAAGATTTCAATATCAGCATTAGCCAGGTGGGGCTTACGCTAACGAGCTATTTCATAGGAATTTCAGTAGGACAGCTGGCTTATGGCCCGATCATGGATAAATTCGGAAGGCGCCAACCACTATTGATCGGTCTCGGGATTTATTTCCTCTCGGCAATTTTTTGCCTGCTGTCGCCCAATTTATTATCGCTGATCGTTTCCCGGTTCTTCCTGGCTCTTGGAGCTGCCGCCGGAATGGTAGCAGCAAAAGCCGTGGTTCGCGATATTTTTCCGGTCAATGAAGTGGCAGGAGCCATCTCGGTTCTAATGTTGATCATGGGTGGAGCCCCTATTATCGCACCCACAGTAGGAAGTTTGATCATTGAAGCCTTTGACTGGAAGATGATATTTGTATTTCTCGCCGGCTTCTCGTTCCTGATGTTCCTGAGCGTTTACAATTTTCTTCCTGAAAGTATCGTCCCAGACAGAAATGTAGACCTCAAACCAAAAGATGTGGCGATCAAATACTACGGAATTCTTACCAATCCTAAATTCTGGAATTTTGGAATGGCCGGTAGTTTTGCCGTGGGCGCTATGTTCGCCTATATTTCAAATGCTCCGAAATTATTCATGGAACATTTTGACCTTTCTCAGAAAGAATTCGGGATATTATTTGGTCTTAACGCCGGCGGACTAATTCTGGGCAGCCAGATCAACCGACTATTCCTGAAAAGATATTCCACCTTTGAAATCACTATTTTCAACAGTGTAGTGCTGGTCATTCTTTCCGGGGTATTTTTACTGAATGCCTTGCTCGGTTTAGGGTTCTGGACCACGGCTGTCTTAATATTCCTGATGCTGTTCCTACTGGGATTTCAAAACCCCAATACCACGGCACTTTCCCTGGAACCCTTCGAGAAAAAAGCCGGCCGGGCTTCAGCATTAATTGGAAGTTTAAAAATGATCCTTGGCGCGCTCACATCTTTCGTCATTAGTTTATTTCACGGTTCCAGCCTGCTCCCACTCGCTATTACCCTGTTGATCTGCCTGCTGATAAGTTCCCTGCTGTTGTTTCAATTCTCTAAAAAACAAAAAACAGTTTTCAGCCTGAATGAAGTCTGA
- a CDS encoding TonB-dependent receptor, whose amino-acid sequence MNFNHYGFLFLFLFSFIGQAQQRFTLSGTITDAASNETLIGVNVIIPELGTGTVTNSYGFFSLELPEGNYRVQISYLGYQDFSEAISLSANFQKDFQLKEASENLEEVVIESNSEALNLKKPEMSVNKLSIGTIKKLPVVFGEVDVVRSLLLLPGVSNAGEGSSGFNVRGGAVDQNLILLDEATIYNSSHLFGLFSVFNPDAIKDLKLYKGGIPAEYGGRVSSVLDIYQRDGNSRKFEMQGGIGAISSRLLAEGPIIKDKGAFLVGGRSSYAHLFLKLSDNPNSAYFYDLNTKLNYKIDSSNRLLLSGYFGRDVFRISQNFDNTYGNAVLNLRWNHVLTDNIFTNLSLIYSDYYYGLQLNFVGFDWNSGITNLNVKYDFDHFLNDHFQLKYGIQNTYYQFDPGEIEPLDENSGINYFKLTNKYAFENAMYISAEQQLSEKLSAEYGIRFSSFYRLGQEEFNVYENSPVSYDAERAVYSEAVIQETISYKRGKVLERFHNLEPRISLAYSLDEKQSVKLSYNRMAQYLHLISNTSSPTPLDVWTPSGPYIEPQKLDQVAAGYFRNFGEDYSLEVEGFYKKIQNRLDYIDGANLIANNAVERILLKGRARAYGTEILLRKNTGNLTGWLSYTLSRSEQQTPGRSPEEIGINNGDWYLSNYDKTHDLSATASYKLNEKWSFNTNFIFQTGLATTYPNAQYEYEGITIPVYEARNSNRLPSYHRLDLSATLTPNKQKRFQSSWNFGIYNVYNRKNAYSISFRESENAPGNEAVRLSLFGIIPSVTYNFKF is encoded by the coding sequence TTGAACTTCAACCACTACGGGTTCCTATTCCTTTTCCTGTTTTCATTTATCGGCCAGGCGCAGCAGCGATTCACCCTGAGCGGAACAATTACAGATGCCGCCAGTAATGAAACCCTAATTGGCGTGAACGTCATCATACCGGAATTAGGTACCGGAACGGTCACCAATTCGTATGGTTTTTTTTCGCTGGAACTTCCGGAAGGTAACTACCGGGTACAAATCAGCTATCTAGGCTACCAGGATTTTTCGGAGGCCATCAGTCTTTCCGCTAATTTTCAAAAAGATTTTCAGCTGAAGGAAGCTTCAGAAAACCTGGAAGAAGTGGTGATCGAATCTAATTCCGAAGCGCTCAACCTCAAAAAGCCGGAAATGAGCGTGAACAAACTTTCCATAGGCACGATCAAGAAGTTGCCGGTAGTATTTGGCGAGGTAGACGTGGTTCGTTCGCTGCTTTTGCTGCCGGGTGTTTCCAATGCCGGCGAAGGAAGTTCCGGTTTCAACGTTCGTGGCGGTGCGGTAGACCAGAATCTAATTCTGCTCGACGAGGCCACGATCTATAATTCCTCGCATTTATTCGGACTCTTTTCCGTTTTTAATCCTGATGCTATCAAAGATCTGAAACTGTATAAAGGCGGTATTCCTGCGGAATATGGTGGCCGGGTTTCCTCAGTTCTCGATATTTATCAGCGAGATGGGAACAGTAGGAAATTTGAAATGCAGGGCGGAATTGGCGCTATTTCGAGCCGACTTTTAGCGGAAGGTCCTATCATTAAAGATAAGGGGGCCTTTCTGGTTGGCGGTAGAAGTTCCTACGCGCATTTATTCCTGAAGCTTAGCGATAACCCTAATTCGGCCTATTTCTATGATCTGAATACCAAACTGAATTACAAGATCGATTCCAGCAACAGGCTGTTGCTTTCCGGCTATTTTGGGCGTGATGTGTTCCGAATTAGTCAGAATTTTGACAATACCTACGGAAATGCGGTGCTGAACCTGAGATGGAACCATGTATTAACTGATAATATCTTCACCAATCTCTCGCTGATCTATAGCGATTACTACTATGGACTTCAGCTGAATTTTGTAGGCTTCGACTGGAATAGCGGGATCACAAACCTGAACGTGAAATACGATTTTGATCATTTTCTAAATGATCATTTTCAACTGAAGTATGGCATACAGAATACCTATTATCAATTTGATCCGGGTGAAATCGAACCACTCGATGAAAATTCCGGGATCAACTATTTCAAGCTTACCAATAAATATGCTTTTGAAAATGCCATGTATATTTCAGCAGAACAGCAGCTTTCGGAAAAACTTTCCGCAGAATATGGTATTCGTTTCAGCAGTTTTTACCGGCTGGGACAGGAGGAGTTCAACGTCTATGAGAATAGCCCGGTAAGTTATGATGCTGAACGCGCGGTATATTCCGAAGCAGTCATTCAGGAGACCATTTCTTATAAACGAGGAAAGGTACTGGAGCGTTTCCATAATTTGGAACCGCGAATTTCCCTGGCTTATTCCCTCGACGAAAAGCAATCGGTTAAACTGAGTTACAACCGAATGGCACAATACCTTCATCTAATTTCCAACACGAGTTCGCCAACACCACTGGATGTATGGACGCCAAGCGGGCCTTATATAGAACCTCAAAAGCTGGACCAGGTAGCAGCGGGATATTTTAGAAATTTCGGGGAAGATTATTCTCTTGAAGTGGAAGGGTTCTATAAAAAGATTCAGAACCGGCTGGATTATATCGACGGTGCCAACCTGATAGCCAATAATGCCGTGGAACGGATTTTACTGAAAGGAAGAGCCCGTGCTTATGGAACGGAAATACTGTTACGTAAAAATACGGGGAATCTCACAGGCTGGCTGAGCTATACACTTTCTCGTTCCGAGCAGCAAACACCGGGGCGTAGTCCTGAGGAAATAGGCATCAATAACGGCGACTGGTATCTTTCCAATTATGATAAAACCCATGATCTAAGCGCTACCGCAAGTTATAAATTGAATGAAAAATGGAGTTTCAATACCAATTTCATCTTTCAGACCGGTTTGGCGACCACCTATCCCAATGCACAATATGAATATGAAGGCATCACGATTCCCGTGTATGAAGCGAGAAATTCGAACAGGCTACCGTCTTACCATCGCCTGGACCTTTCTGCAACATTAACCCCTAATAAACAAAAACGCTTCCAATCATCCTGGAATTTTGGTATTTACAATGTCTATAACAGGAAAAATGCCTATTCGATCAGTTTCAGGGAAAGTGAAAATGCGCCGGGTAACGAAGCTGTTCGATTGTCACTCTTCGGCATCATCCCTTCGGTAACCTATAATTTTAAATTTTGA